A region from the Muribaculum gordoncarteri genome encodes:
- the rprY gene encoding response regulator transcription factor RprY: MEERLRILLCEDDENLGMLLREYLQAKGFNADLFPDGEAGYKAFLKGKYDLCVLDVMMPKKDGFALAQEIRTVNSEVPIIFLTAKSLKEDILEGFKIGADDYITKPFSMEELVFRIEAILRRVKGKKGKEITMYKIGRFTFDTQKQVLMIDDKVTKLTTKESELLSLLCAHVNEILERNFALKTIWIDDNYFNARSMDVYITKLRKHLKDDPSIEIINIHGKGYKLIAPEVESKTK, encoded by the coding sequence ATGGAAGAGCGTTTGCGTATATTACTATGCGAGGATGACGAGAATCTTGGCATGTTGCTGCGAGAATATCTTCAGGCAAAGGGATTCAATGCCGACTTGTTTCCTGACGGAGAGGCCGGTTATAAAGCATTCCTTAAGGGAAAATACGATTTATGTGTCCTGGATGTGATGATGCCTAAAAAGGACGGATTTGCATTGGCACAGGAAATTCGCACTGTCAATTCAGAGGTTCCTATCATTTTCCTCACCGCCAAGTCTTTGAAGGAAGATATACTTGAGGGCTTCAAAATCGGAGCCGACGACTATATCACCAAACCTTTCTCTATGGAGGAACTCGTGTTCCGTATCGAAGCCATATTGCGTCGTGTAAAGGGAAAGAAGGGTAAGGAGATTACCATGTACAAGATCGGACGCTTTACTTTTGACACCCAGAAGCAAGTGTTGATGATCGACGACAAGGTGACAAAGCTTACCACCAAGGAGTCGGAGCTGTTGAGCCTTCTCTGTGCCCATGTTAATGAGATTCTTGAACGTAACTTCGCGCTTAAGACCATCTGGATCGACGACAACTACTTCAATGCACGTTCGATGGATGTTTACATCACCAAGCTGCGTAAGCACTTGAAGGATGATCCTTCGATTGAAATCATCAACATCCACGGCAAGGGCTACAAGCTCATCGCCCCCGAAGTTGAATCGAAGACAAAGTAA
- a CDS encoding sensor histidine kinase yields the protein MKKATIWFLTIIMALTFCGLLYLQIMYMKNIIRMRDDQFSEGVRRSLYSVSTTLEQDETRHFLEEDAAAIEQSIYSQLDASLPGKDALKYSFPKADNLDVKPLTERSGSKVNKDRYRNMQENIRGQYLYQKGLLNEVILNILSQSSNRPIVERADSATVAGYLHSEFENNGLNLPFEFAVVNRSGRVIYSSSGYEANHAGKNNMFVQTLFPNDPVSKMNYIKVYFPTKKDYIFSSVKFMIPSFIFTFILLVIFLYTIIIAFKQKRLTEMKNDFINNMTHEFKTPISSISLAAQMLNDDSVRKSPTMMQHIATVINDETKRLRFQVEKVLQMSMFDRQKATLRLQEIDANKAIANIVSTFKLKVESYGGKIESDLAAYDAIVEVDEMHFTNVIFNLLDNAVKYRREDEPLMLKVATADISGNRFEIRISDNGIGIKRDDLKKIFEKFYRVSTGNRHDVKGFGLGLAYVHKMVTELKGDIRVESELGIGTTFIIILPLTKN from the coding sequence ATGAAGAAAGCGACTATCTGGTTTTTGACAATAATAATGGCGCTGACCTTTTGCGGGTTGTTGTACCTTCAGATTATGTATATGAAAAACATAATCAGGATGCGTGACGACCAATTCTCGGAAGGTGTGCGCCGTAGCCTGTATAGCGTTTCCACTACGCTTGAGCAGGATGAAACCCGGCATTTCCTTGAGGAGGATGCCGCTGCGATAGAACAGTCGATATATTCCCAGCTTGACGCATCGTTGCCCGGCAAGGATGCGCTGAAGTATTCGTTCCCGAAGGCCGACAACCTTGATGTCAAGCCGTTGACTGAACGGAGTGGCAGTAAGGTCAACAAGGACCGGTACCGCAACATGCAGGAGAATATACGCGGCCAGTATCTCTATCAGAAAGGATTGCTGAATGAGGTGATTCTCAATATACTGAGTCAGTCGAGCAACCGTCCTATTGTGGAGCGTGCTGACTCGGCCACGGTTGCGGGCTATCTGCACTCCGAGTTTGAGAACAACGGATTGAATCTGCCGTTTGAGTTTGCCGTCGTCAATCGTTCCGGACGCGTCATCTACAGCTCTTCGGGTTATGAGGCCAACCATGCCGGCAAGAATAACATGTTTGTGCAGACTCTGTTCCCCAACGATCCGGTGAGCAAGATGAATTATATAAAGGTGTATTTCCCCACCAAGAAGGACTACATCTTTTCGTCGGTCAAGTTTATGATACCGTCGTTTATCTTCACCTTCATTCTGCTTGTGATATTTCTCTACACCATCATCATAGCGTTTAAACAGAAACGCCTTACCGAGATGAAGAATGACTTCATCAACAACATGACGCATGAGTTTAAGACGCCCATTTCGTCAATATCGCTTGCCGCGCAGATGCTCAATGATGACTCGGTGCGCAAGTCGCCGACCATGATGCAGCACATCGCCACGGTGATAAATGATGAAACGAAGCGACTGCGTTTTCAGGTAGAGAAGGTGTTGCAGATGTCGATGTTTGACCGTCAGAAGGCGACTTTGCGACTTCAGGAAATAGATGCTAACAAGGCAATCGCCAACATTGTGTCGACATTCAAGCTCAAGGTCGAGAGCTACGGAGGCAAGATTGAAAGCGACCTTGCAGCTTATGACGCTATAGTCGAGGTGGATGAAATGCATTTTACCAATGTCATTTTCAACCTTCTCGACAACGCTGTTAAATACCGTCGTGAGGATGAGCCGCTGATGCTTAAGGTGGCTACGGCCGACATCTCGGGCAATCGCTTTGAGATAAGGATATCCGACAACGGAATAGGCATAAAGCGTGACGACCTCAAGAAGATATTTGAAAAATTCTATCGCGTATCTACGGGCAACCGCCACGATGTGAAGGGTTTCGGTCTTGGACTTGCTTATGTCCACAAGATGGTTACCGAGCTGAAGGGCGACATTCGCGTAGAGAGCGAACTTGGAATAGGAACAACATTTATAATTATATTACCACTTACTAAAAACTAA